GTCCGGATCGGTGAATCCCGCCACGAAGGTGACCATCACCACGCCGCCGTTGGCCGCCAGCTTTTGGAGGATGGCGTCGGGCACGTTGCGCGGCACGTCGCAGAGGCCGCGGGCGGACGAGTGCGAAAAGATCACCGGCGCACGGGAGACGCGGAGCGCATCCTCCATGGTCTCGGCGGAGGTGTGCGACAGGTCCACGAGCATGCCGAGGCGGTTCATCTCGAGCACCACCTGCTCGCCGAACGGGGTGAGGCCGTGATGGCGCGGGGGCAGGTCGGCGGCCGAGTCCGCCCAATCCGTGTTCGTGTTGTGGGTGAGCGTCATGTAGCGCACGCCGAGGTCGTAGTAGGCGCGCAGCACGCCCAGAGAATTCTCGATCGCGTGCCCGCCTTCGACGCCGAGCATGGAGCCGATGCGGCCCGCCTTCTTGGCTTCGCGAATGTCCCGGGCCGTGCTCGCGGGCCGCAAGGCTTCGGGATAGCGCGCGATGACGCGGCGCATGAGGTCGATCTGTTCGAGCTGCGTGCGTGCGAACCCGGTGGCCAGCTCGCCGGGGATGTAGACGGACCAGAACTGCGCGCTCACTCCACCTTGCCGCAAGCGCGGGAGATCCGTCTGCCCCGCGGTGCGCCGGCGCAGGTCGTACGCGACGACGTCGCCCGGCGCCTTCTTGTCGGTGCGGATCGCCCAGGGCAGATCGTTGTGCCCGTCGAAGAGGATGGCCTGGGCCAGCAACCGCCGCGCATGCTCGAGATCGGCTTGCGAGGGCGGTGCGGCGAGCGCGAGGTGTGTCCACGCGAAGGCAGCCAGGGCCAGAACGGCGGTACGGACTTTCATGGTGATCCCCCGGAGCGCCATGCGGGCGCCGTTTCGTTGGATGGCCCTCACGGGCGAGCCGCCGGGAGGCCATAGCTCATCGCGGGTCGCAGGGTCAGGATCTCGACGGTCGTCTTCGCGATCGAATCGCTGGCCTCGTTCGGCAGCGCCTGTTCGCTCCGTCCCTCGAGAATCGCCGAGAGGCTGGGCCGCGGGCGCAGGCGGACATAGCGCGGAGCGGTGCCGCCCGCCACCATCCGATACCAGAGGGTCTCGCCTTGTAGCCTCGAGGAGTCCGCGCCGAGAGCCGCCTCGAAAGCCTTTTCCGCTCCGGCGTGGAGGTCCACGATCGTCAGCTCGAGCCGGGCGGTCGCTTGCGGCTCGCCCATTCCGCTCGCCGGGCCATGAGAGAGCCCCGGCAGGTACTCGTAGAGCGCGTTGCCCAGATACTCGGCGTGGGGAGTGACGTTCGAGACGTTGTCCCGCTCGTCGTCCGCCGGAGAGACGGGGCTGTCCAGGCTGGCGGCCGAGTGCCCGAACGTCGCGTAGACGAACCACCGCTGCCGTTCTCCGGCCCAGACGGTCCAGCCATACCAGGCCCAAGGGTCCTTCGCCTGCCGGTGCCATTCGAGGTGCCGGATGTACCCGGCTTCGAAATCGACCGTGTCCCCGTCATGAGGGCGCAAGGCCGCGATGCGCGCGTACGGACCCCGTTCGGTTTGAGCGGCGAGAAGCGCGGGAAGCAGCGCGCCCGCGAGGAGCACGATGCCGGCGATTCCGAGCGAACGAAACTTCATCGACTTTCCCTCCTACGACGTGACCTCAGGGTAGCCGAGGACGACACGTCGATTTGCGCCACGGATCCATCGAATTCCGCCATCGCGTTGCCTTCGCTTGCGCGCGCCGCGATGCGGCGGCATAGTGGACGTATGGCCTCCGCGTCCAAGAAATCCGGGCCTCGCCACTCCGCGAGCCGCCGGATCCTCGCCGTCGTCGTGCCTCCGATCGACGAGCTCGATCTGGTGGGCCCCCTCCAGGTGTTCAACTCGGTCAATCGCCTGGCGGGCAGGCCCCTGTACGAGATCGAGGTCGTCACGAACGCGGACCATCTGACGGTCGAGGGCGAGAACGGCGTCTTGACCTTCCTCGCCCGGCATCGGCTCGACCGGGTCGAGGGCACGTGCGATTCCGTGCTGCTCGTCTGCGGCCTCGCCACGCGCTCGGTGATCGATCCGGCCCTCTCCGCCTGGCTCCGCGAGAGGGCCGCCGAGGTGCGTCGGCTCGGCGCCGTGTGCGTCGGCGTTTTTCTGCTCGCGGAGGCCGGGTTGCTCGACGGGCGCCGGGCGACCACCCACTGGAAGTTCGGCCGCGAGCTGGCCGCCCGATTCCCCGCCGTGCGAGTCGAGCACGATCCGCTCTGGGTCAAGGATGGGAACCTCTACACGTCGGCCGGCATCTCGGCGGGCATCGATCTCGCGCTCGCATGGGTGGAGGAGGATTGCGGCGCCGGTCTCGCCCATGAAGCCGCGCGCGAGCTGGTGCTCTTCCTGCGCCGGCCGAGCGGGCAGCCGCAGGTGAGCGTCTCGCTCGCCTCGCAGGCTTCCGAGATGGCGTCGATCCGCGAGCTGCAGATCTGGATCGCCGAGCACCTCGAGACGAGGCTGTCGGTCGAGGACCTCGCGGATCGGATGGCGATGAGCGTGCGGAACTTCGAGCGCGTCTTCACGCGAGAGGTCGGAACAACGCCGTCGCAGTACGTGCTGCAGATGCGCGTGGAGGCGGCGCGGCGTCTGCTCGAGCGCTCGGATCGCGGGCTCAAGCAGGTGGCCGCGGCGTCCGGATTCGGCAACGTGGACGTGATGCGGCGCGCCTTCGTCCGGCTATTGGGGATCACGCCGCGCCGCTATCGCGACGTCGCGACTCAGCTGGCGCCTTGAATCGGGTAATCTGGTAATTGGGTATTGGGTAAGGTAATTATACCTTTCACAAAACCAGCCTAGCCGTACG
This DNA window, taken from Solirubrobacterales bacterium, encodes the following:
- a CDS encoding dipeptidase, whose translation is MALRGITMKVRTAVLALAAFAWTHLALAAPPSQADLEHARRLLAQAILFDGHNDLPWAIRTDKKAPGDVVAYDLRRRTAGQTDLPRLRQGGVSAQFWSVYIPGELATGFARTQLEQIDLMRRVIARYPEALRPASTARDIREAKKAGRIGSMLGVEGGHAIENSLGVLRAYYDLGVRYMTLTHNTNTDWADSAADLPPRHHGLTPFGEQVVLEMNRLGMLVDLSHTSAETMEDALRVSRAPVIFSHSSARGLCDVPRNVPDAILQKLAANGGVVMVTFVAGFTDPD
- a CDS encoding helix-turn-helix domain-containing protein, yielding MASASKKSGPRHSASRRILAVVVPPIDELDLVGPLQVFNSVNRLAGRPLYEIEVVTNADHLTVEGENGVLTFLARHRLDRVEGTCDSVLLVCGLATRSVIDPALSAWLRERAAEVRRLGAVCVGVFLLAEAGLLDGRRATTHWKFGRELAARFPAVRVEHDPLWVKDGNLYTSAGISAGIDLALAWVEEDCGAGLAHEAARELVLFLRRPSGQPQVSVSLASQASEMASIRELQIWIAEHLETRLSVEDLADRMAMSVRNFERVFTREVGTTPSQYVLQMRVEAARRLLERSDRGLKQVAAASGFGNVDVMRRAFVRLLGITPRRYRDVATQLAP